The DNA window CATGAAAAAGATCATTAATAACAGAGAAAATGTTGTAGAAGAAATGCTTCAAGGCATAGTAGCAGCTCACCCAGAGTATGTGAAAAGAGTAGAAGACTACAATGTGCTAGTTAGGAAAAGTTCACCAATAAAAGGAAAAGTAGGCTTAGTAAGTGGCGGAGGAAGCGGACATGAGCCATCTCACGGAGGATATGTAGGAACTGGTATGTTAGATGGAGCAGTTGCAGGCGAAGTATTTACATCACCTACACCGGATCAGGTTTATGAGGCTATTAAAGCTGTAGATGGTGGTGCAGGGGTATTATTAGTCATTAAAAACTATACTGGAGATATTATGAATTTTGAAATGGCCTCAGAAATGGCGGCAGCAGAGGGTATAACCGTTCAAAGTGTTGTAGTAGACGATGATGTAGCAGTTGAGGATAGTACCTATACTACAGGAAGAAGAGGAATTGCAGGCACTGTATTTATTCATAAAATAGCTGGTGCGGCAGCTGAAAAAGGTTTAGAACTAAGTGAAGTTAAAAGAATTGCTGAAAAAGTAATAAAAAATGTTAGATCCATGGGAATGTCTCTAACTCCATGTATAGTTCCAGCAGTAGGCAAGCCGAGCTTCGAGATAGGTGAAGATGAAATGGAAGTAGGCTTAGGCATACATGGTGAGCCAGGAACTCATAAAGAAAAAATACAATCAGCAGATGAAATAGCAGATCATCTGCTAGAAAAAATACTGGGGGATATTGAAATAAAAGATGACGAAGAAGTAGCTGTTATGGTTAATGGTTTAGGCGGGACACCATTGATGGAGCTTTATATAGTCAATAGGGAAGTTCATAGGAAATTAAATGAAAAAGGAATAAAGGTATATAAAACTCTTGTTGGTAATTTTATGACATCTATAGAAATGGCAGGAGCATCCATAAGTGTACTAAAGCTAGATGATGAAATAAAAGAATTATTAGATGCAAGTGCTGATACGCCTGCATTTAGGCAATTGTAGTCTATAGAATCTAAGCCTATTCATGTCATCCTAAGCATCAGTGAAAGATCTCTCCTGCTTAACGATTGTCTAATTCTTCACTGCGTTCAGAATGACAAAAATGTATAGAATGTGAATTTTCATACAGTCTGACGTCTCAGAATGACAAAAGGATTTTACTCTGAATCGAGGCTTAGTTTATGGGGGGAATTAACTATGATTACATCAGATGTGCTCTTAACAATGATTAGAAACATGGGAGAAGCAATAAAAGAAAACAAGGAATTCTTAACAGATTTAGATACTGCAATAGGAGATTCTGATCATGGAATAAACATGAGCAAGGGTTTTACAGCAGTATTAGGTAAGCTGAGTGGTATGGAAGATAAGGATTGCGGAACTATCATAAAAGCAGTAGCCATGACTTTGATATCTACTGTAGGAGGGGCCTCAGGTCCATTATATGGTACAGCCTTCTTAAAGGCAGCTTCAGTAGTTAATGGAAAAGCCTATATAGATAGACAGGATACAATTCAGATGCTGTATGAAGCCATACAGGGGATAAAAGCTAGAGGCAAGGCAGAAAAGGGAGACAAGACGATGCTCGATGCATTAATCCCGGCCTATGAGATGCTTAAGGAATCCATAGAAAATGGAGAGGAAATAACTACTGCCTTTGAAAAGGCTGAGGTGGCGGCAATTGGTGGTGTAGAGTACACAAAAACCATTATTGCAAGGAAGGGCAGAGCCAGTTATCTAGGAGAGAGAAGCATAGGGCATCAGGACCCTGGAGCTACATCTAGCTATATCATTCTAAGGGCTATAAAAGATACTCTGAAGGAGGCAAGATAATGAAAGATGAGAACAAGAAAATTGTAGTATTAGCCGAGGATGGCTATGAGGATCTAGAGCTTTGGTATCCAGCCATAAGGTTAAAGGAAGAAGGCTACCATGTTGACATAGTCGGTAGTGGAAGCAAAAAGAAATATATTGGGAAATATGGAACCTC is part of the Proteiniborus sp. MB09-C3 genome and encodes:
- the dhaK gene encoding dihydroxyacetone kinase subunit DhaK, with protein sequence MKKIINNRENVVEEMLQGIVAAHPEYVKRVEDYNVLVRKSSPIKGKVGLVSGGGSGHEPSHGGYVGTGMLDGAVAGEVFTSPTPDQVYEAIKAVDGGAGVLLVIKNYTGDIMNFEMASEMAAAEGITVQSVVVDDDVAVEDSTYTTGRRGIAGTVFIHKIAGAAAEKGLELSEVKRIAEKVIKNVRSMGMSLTPCIVPAVGKPSFEIGEDEMEVGLGIHGEPGTHKEKIQSADEIADHLLEKILGDIEIKDDEEVAVMVNGLGGTPLMELYIVNREVHRKLNEKGIKVYKTLVGNFMTSIEMAGASISVLKLDDEIKELLDASADTPAFRQL
- the dhaL gene encoding dihydroxyacetone kinase subunit DhaL, translating into MITSDVLLTMIRNMGEAIKENKEFLTDLDTAIGDSDHGINMSKGFTAVLGKLSGMEDKDCGTIIKAVAMTLISTVGGASGPLYGTAFLKAASVVNGKAYIDRQDTIQMLYEAIQGIKARGKAEKGDKTMLDALIPAYEMLKESIENGEEITTAFEKAEVAAIGGVEYTKTIIARKGRASYLGERSIGHQDPGATSSYIILRAIKDTLKEAR